In a genomic window of Corynebacterium lizhenjunii:
- a CDS encoding IS1249 family transposase, whose amino-acid sequence MSTKHPPCPVCAGRSIKHGTTTSSRQRWRCKECGHTFTRCHDDAGQAMWFRVFVDWLTSGISLNTLAKIHNVSVSTLQRRFATFWYVQPPMPADPHRVYDQVFIDGTYFNTKCLLVLADCDHVISWFWGYTEDSWAYGRLLDTIAPPLIATTDGHKGSAKAIRNTWPETKIQRCLVHVKRNIQTATGLHPTSAMGKALRRLSLELLHIDDLDQAADWTIKLQKFGQTFNTQLNEKSYVKDTPLEQIPKSKRHNKRWWYTHYTHRAAYMQLVRLSKAGHLFTYLTEKQGTIAYKSTTNSLEGGINSPIKSLLHAHRGLRDEHQRIACDWWLYTHTQHPRDPVDIAREQNWGKDATAKATILAHHERQTANGHDDGRPALLDNAIDADYNHSMGIRKGTIH is encoded by the coding sequence ATGAGTACTAAACATCCCCCATGCCCGGTGTGCGCCGGGCGAAGTATCAAGCATGGAACGACTACGAGTAGCCGCCAGCGTTGGCGCTGCAAGGAGTGCGGGCACACCTTTACCCGTTGCCACGACGACGCCGGCCAAGCGATGTGGTTTAGAGTCTTCGTTGACTGGCTCACCAGCGGAATTTCACTAAACACGCTGGCCAAGATACACAACGTGAGCGTATCGACACTCCAACGCCGCTTCGCCACCTTCTGGTACGTGCAACCACCAATGCCAGCAGACCCCCACCGGGTCTATGACCAGGTCTTTATCGATGGGACATACTTCAACACAAAATGCCTGCTTGTCCTAGCCGACTGCGACCATGTCATCTCATGGTTCTGGGGATACACCGAAGATTCCTGGGCCTACGGCCGATTACTCGACACTATTGCCCCGCCACTGATTGCAACGACAGATGGCCATAAAGGCTCAGCAAAAGCCATCCGAAACACCTGGCCTGAGACCAAAATCCAACGCTGCCTCGTCCACGTCAAACGAAATATCCAAACCGCTACAGGTCTTCATCCCACATCAGCAATGGGCAAGGCACTACGCCGACTATCCCTAGAGCTACTGCACATAGACGATCTCGACCAGGCCGCCGACTGGACGATAAAGCTGCAGAAGTTCGGCCAAACCTTCAACACGCAGCTCAATGAGAAAAGCTACGTCAAAGACACCCCGCTTGAGCAGATCCCGAAATCGAAGCGACACAACAAAAGATGGTGGTACACCCACTACACCCACCGAGCCGCCTACATGCAGCTGGTGCGACTTTCCAAGGCCGGTCACTTGTTTACCTACCTGACCGAAAAGCAGGGCACCATCGCCTATAAAAGCACCACCAACAGCCTAGAAGGTGGCATCAACTCCCCGATAAAAAGCCTCCTGCACGCCCACAGAGGCCTCAGAGATGAACATCAACGCATCGCCTGCGACTGGTGGCTCTACACCCACACACAACACCCACGCGACCCCGTAGACATCGCCAGAGAACAAAATTGGGGCAAGGACGCAACCGCCAAAGCCACGATCCTTGCCCACCACGAGCGCCAAACCGCCAACGGTCACGACGACGGGCGGCCCGCACTCCTCGACAACGCCATCGACGCTGACTACAACCACAGTATGGGAATCAGGAAAGGCACCATCCACTAA